The Knoellia sp. S7-12 region GGGCCTGGCCTTTGCCTACCCCGATGGCCATCAAGCCCTGTTCGGTGTCGACCTCCACGTCCACCGCGGTGAACGGGTGGCCCTGCTCGGGCCCAACGGCGCCGGCAAGACCACGCTCGTGCTCCACCTCAACGGGATCCTGGAGGCAGGGGCTGGCACCGTCACCGTCTCGGGTCTGCCGGTGGTTCGGGAGAACCACCTCGAGATCCGTCGTCGGGTTGGCATCGTGTTCCAGGACCCGGACGACCAGCTCTTCATGCCCACCGTGCGGGACGACGTCGCCTTCGGTCCGGCCAACCTCGGACTGCGTGGTGGGGAGCTGCAGAATCGCGTCGACGCGGCCCTCACGGCCGTGGGCATGAAGGACTTTGCCGACCGGGCACCCCACCACCTGTCGTACGGTCAGCGCAGGCGGGTCGCCATCGCGACGGTGCTGGCGATGGAGCCCGAGATCCTTGTGCTCGACGAGCCCTCGTCCAACCTCGACCCCACCTCACGACGCGAGCTGGGGGAGCTGATCCAGTCGCTCGACGTCACGGTCCTGATGGTCACCCATGACCTGGCTTTCGCGCTGCAACTGTGTGAGCGGTCGGTCATTCTGTCCGACGGGATCGTGGCGGCTGATGGGGTCACCAGGGCACTGCTCAAGGACGACGCCCTGCTCGCGGCCCACCGCCTCGAACTGCCGTGGGGCTTCTCGGGTTAGTCTGCCCGCATGGCGATCAGTGACTTCGACCCGCCAGAGCGCTTTGTCGCCGGCACCGTCGGCCCTCCCGGAGGCCGTACCTTCTTCCTGCAGGCGCGCGGTGGAGGCCGCCTCGTCTCCATCTCGATCGAGAAGGTTCAGGTCAGCATCCTCGCCGACCGGATCTCGGATCTCCTCGACACCGTCGGTGGACCGCAGGCCTCGGACGCGATGGCTGAGCACCTGACCGACACCGAGGCCCTCGAGACCCCGATCGAGGACGAGTTCCGAGTCGACACGGTGAGTCTGGCGTGGGACGAGGACCGGTCCACCGTCGTCATCGAGTGCC contains the following coding sequences:
- a CDS encoding DUF3090 domain-containing protein encodes the protein MAISDFDPPERFVAGTVGPPGGRTFFLQARGGGRLVSISIEKVQVSILADRISDLLDTVGGPQASDAMAEHLTDTEALETPIEDEFRVDTVSLAWDEDRSTVVIECHDLDPEEAVPGDTLRVVLDATNARAFARRCQAIVAAGRPPCPFCGQPLDPEGHICPRSNGYKR
- a CDS encoding ABC transporter ATP-binding protein; protein product: MSTPVLDIQGLAFAYPDGHQALFGVDLHVHRGERVALLGPNGAGKTTLVLHLNGILEAGAGTVTVSGLPVVRENHLEIRRRVGIVFQDPDDQLFMPTVRDDVAFGPANLGLRGGELQNRVDAALTAVGMKDFADRAPHHLSYGQRRRVAIATVLAMEPEILVLDEPSSNLDPTSRRELGELIQSLDVTVLMVTHDLAFALQLCERSVILSDGIVAADGVTRALLKDDALLAAHRLELPWGFSG